The genomic segment ATCTCGCATTCGTAATAAAATTGATCAAGcattaaacattttcagaacTTTTTCAGAAGAATATGTAGTAGAACATTCCTGTACATACCGTGTGCAGTGTTTTAAACATAGACAGACATCACCTCTGAGAACCTTTCTTTGCTTTACAAAAATGCAACGCCTTTGTCTTCAGGAAAAGGGATTACTGCCCCTACCTTCAAGTTTCATGGCTGTTAAGAATATGGACGCTCTTGCTTTTAATTACATACTGAAGGTAAACacataaaaattattttgagcaatgaaaaaatacacaatacaaaAATGATAGTTTGAATTTACAAAcgtttttaacatttattatttaaatgtccTCACACAGAGTAGCCTTGCTACAGATAATCCCTGTTCACATTACTCATTAATTAGTCATTAATTCTGAATTTTATCAAGGGCTGAAAGCTTGCAATTCTTCAGACATTTAACTGTTGATGACCACAATCATTTACACAAATGACAGCACTAGAAatccataaaatattttgtttcgtGAGGACAAGAATTGAGAACCCCTGGATGAACCCCAAAACTAGGGACAATATCTCAAACACAGTACATAATCCCAGCACTGTGATCCACAGTAATTCAACATGCTCATTGGACATACTGAGACAGCTGTGAAATTATTTAGCCAGAGAAGGTCCTCATATGAAGTGCACTTAAATATGAACTAGgtttcttttttcagacatATGGCTACATTTCATGCATCTCATCACAATCATGAAAAAGGAATGAAAAGTAAACCACTTTCCCCCCATAgtgcttttttgtttctttaaggtgtattttattctttataacatacagtacataactacTCTTACAGTTTATGAATATTTAATTCATGTTGTTCAAATCTAGCTACaggtaaaaacattttgctctCATAACTGATGGGCACATTAAGGTTTTGAGCAGGtgtttttttcataatcaaTTACCATTTTAGATTATTTACTGACATGATATGCTAGTCAAAATGCTCTGGAATTACCTGATATGTCTATAGCAGTGGCTTCAAGCTTGagtattaaaataatcaatgatGGTCCATGACCGGGTGAAGTTTTCTCTTTAGGAAGTGTTTCAGAAATGCTTGACgaatttcctttgttctaacTGAATAAACAATGGGGTTTAACACTGGAGGAATGAGAAGATACAAGACTGAGAAAATATTGTGAACATGGGGAGGAAAACCGTTTCCAAACctgtacaataaataattaagCAGAGACATTATATAGAAGCAGAAGATAACAAACAAGTGAGACCCACAGGTGTTCAGAGCTTTTAAGCAAGCTCCTTTTGATCCTAGTTTTAACACCGCTCTGAGTATCATTATGTAagaagaagcaataaaaatcaCATCCAGACCTAATATGGAAAATGCCACAAACAGTCCATAATAACTGTTCATAGTTATATTAGCACAGGCCAGTTTTGCTACAGCCATGTGATCACAGTAGCAATGGGGGATAATATTAGAAGAACAATAAGGCAATCTGGATGCTAATGTAGGTATCAGTCCAGGTAAAATTATGTCTCTGATTAAAAACGCAACTAAAATTTTTGCTATGAGAGTCCGTGACAGTATTGCTGTGTAGCGTAAAGGGCTATAAATGGCAATGTATCGGTCATAAGCCATCATCACTAGAACTGTGGATTCCAGTGCTGCAAAAACATAAATGAAGAACATCTGAATAAAACAGCCTTCAAATGAAATGTCCTTGTTGTCGAGCCAAAGCACTTCCAGCACTTTTGGTAAAGTAGTTGTGCATAAACCGATGTCCACCATTGCCAGCATGCAAAGGAAAAGGTACATGGGAGAGTGCAGACTCTTCTCTAGTCTGATCACTAGTATTAGGATGCTGTTAGCTGTGAGAGCAGTGATGTAgaggacagtgaaagggacagacAGCCAGTGCTGCAGGTTCTCGATCCCAGGAAATCCCATCAAAATGAACACTGCTGGACGGAGGCTGGAGGTGTTGACAGCTGGCATGGCTCTCTGTTGCTTCCTGTACACACAGCTAGATAGAAAGCAAGAGTTtgtttacacacaaaaaaaacacttgaagcTTGAGACAAATTCTTTCCCTTAATAATTTAAGTCACTGTTATAAGttttatttccattatttttgAGCAGCACGGCACATGTTACCATGTCAACATTTTTTGAGAAATTAGAAAATCTCACCAAAAGGACAAGTACTTCACTGGATCTTCACAGCTGCGTATGGGGTTCTCTTCAATGGCGAGTGAACACTAAGTTATTTATGACATCCGAGAAAATACTCTGAGGATTAATTTGTTCTTTCATTGCTTTGGCCGCATCTAATTTGCTTTGGTTCAAGACAATTCACAGGAGGGCGACTCTAGTGTTTCAAAAAAAACTTACCTTGAATGTTAATAACCTTAGATATGTAATGTATGAAGATGAATCACGCGTATCCACagataacatttactgtatatagtgcaaAAAGCAATACAGAGCTGCTCCTATTCATTTTTAGATTAAGGCTCAATTTCtgcctatttttttaaagctggaACATGTAATGCGCAAATATACACTGCAACCAGTGCGTTCGATCTGTCACGGACAGGATTTGTAATGCAGCAAACAGTGTACTCTGAAGAAGAgaaggtgtttttttaacaatagaGTCTTAAATCTTGCCTTTCTTGTACAGATCTCATGTCTGAAAAATGCATAATCTTATAAGCACACTCTGTAGCAGTGTAATGAATTGGATCTGGTTAAAGCCTAGACACCTTATTTTCTATATAGTAGGTGTGTGAAGCAAAAATTATACACATGAcattaaaattatgttttaagaTTTTCAGTCATATCCTGTCATATccatcagacaagatcaggggTAGATCAGGGACTACCTCAAGCACAAGTTAAACACACAGTAATGTATGGTTTGTTTTCATTATCCAGTATTCAGCAACCACAGATACACACTTATCAAGCTGATGAACAGAAACCACAATCCTATTGCACAGAGTGGAAAGGTCATCTTTCTGAGCAGGATACACTGTACACTGGGAAGGCATCAGAAGACAGAATCACGTACTGTAGGTGTGCAAGGTCTGACAAGGTGCAGTGCAGGCAGTGAACTTCTTTGTGTTCCATTAGAGTCATCTTTgacactgatttattttttaaatcccagTGACTCAGGGCACAAATTACTGTAGCTTTTGTTTCAGTTATGCACATTTACTTGTGGTCTTTTTAATGTGGTATTCTACCACTGCATGGCAAGATGGGAGAACCAATAAACAATACTACTACATTAATCTtccttttaatgcatttttataggCATTGACATTGGTTTGTTACCAATGGGGAACACTCTGCGTGGTCAACAACTGCTGTTATATTGAAGGCTAAGGCATGCTGATGTCTAATTTCTTCCTCTCTGATTAGTACAGAGTGCTCAGGGTCCATAGCTGTCACTGCTCTTCAATATTCTTCATCCTCAGCGTtcacttaaaaatatttacagtgtaTGCGTGAGGAAACTATTGGATTTTCACAAAGAAATTGTTTTGATTCTCTgtttaaatcaaatttaaaaaactcCACATggaatttcaaaacatttttgataaTTACTGTAGTAGCAGGACACAAGACAACAGAAAGGACTTCTGTAATACATTCCAACATGTTTTATGGCACATCCGTTTTTTGAATCGCCCTTCCCTTTCTGTGGAAACTATTTCAAAATGATTTCAATTACTATGGCAGATAAGCATGGTAACAGAAAACATGCCTTAAAATTGATGAAAATACTGTTTCTGAATGAATGTGACAAACTACATTACAGACGTTCTGTTCTTTGTTTCTGAACTAACATAAAATTGATCATGCATTAAACCTTTTCAGAACTTTTTTCAGAAGAATCTGTAGTAGAACTttcctgtactgtacacacGGTGTACAGTGTTTAAAACACAGACAGACATCACTACTGAGaacatctgttttctttcaagaaatgcaaCTCCTTTGTCTTCAGGAAGACAGATTAGTGACCCTGTCCCCTTCAGGTTTAATAGCTGATAAGAATATGGATGCCCATAAAGTAAAAGATGTAGATAAACACAGAAACTTTATTTTGAGTAATGGAAAAATTCATAATGCACCAATGACAGTTTGAACTTACGTaagtttataatattttatatttaattttcttcacaCAGGTAAGCCTTGTTACAAACAATCCCTGTTTACATTCCTCTGTCTTTAATTCTGAAATCTACAAAGGGCTGGAAGATTGCAAtactttaaacattaaaaagtatatgacaaaaataatttacacaaaTGAGAGCACAAAAATTCAAtgtatgttttgtttcatgATTACAGTTGTGCACCACTGGATGAACCCCAAAGCTATGGGCATCATCTCACACAACACCTGACCTCAGCACTGTGAACCACAGTAATTCAACATGCTCAAAGGATATACTGAGGCAGCTGTAAAATTACGTAGCTCCTCATATGAAGTGCaaggtttcttttttcagacatATGGCTGCATCTTATACATCTCATAAACCTGGTGAAAAGATCCTTTTCAACAACACCtctactatatatactgtatatattcttctatatttatattttgtttatgtacagtatgttttattctACAATGTATTGCATATATCACTGCTCTAATAGTGTACATCACTGCACTATTCTCATTCAGTTTGTGAAtatttcatttatgtttttcaACTGCAGTAAAAACGTTATTTTGGTCACATAATTGAAGGGCACATTAAGGTTTTAAGCTGGTATATGCTTCTTCTTAATCAATTAACTTTTAGATTATTAACTGTCAGGATTCTAGTCAAAATGCTCTGAAATTACCTGATACGGTATATCTATAGCAGTGCCTTCaatcttaaatattaaaataaccgAAACTTCACATGACAGGGTGAAGTTTTCTCTTTAGGAGGTTGTTCAGAAATGCTTGACgaatttcctttgttctaacAGAATAAACAATGGGGTTTAACACTGGAGGAATGAGAAGATACAAGACTGAGAAAATATTGTGAACATGGGGAGGAAAACCGTTTCCAAACctgtacaataaataattaagCAGAGACATTATATAGAAGCAGAAGATAACAAACAAGTGAGACCCACAGGTGTTCAGAGCTTTTAAGCAAGCCCCTTTTGATCCTAGTTTTAACACCGCTCTGAGTATCATTGTGTAAGAACAGGCTATAAAAATCACATCCAGACCTAATATGGAAAATGCCACAAACAGTCCATAATAACTGTTCATAGTTATATTAGCACAGGCCAGTTTTGCTACAGCCATGTGGTCACAGTAGCAATGGGGGATAATATTAGAAGAACAATAAGGCAATCTGGATGCTAATATTGGTATGAGCCCAGTTAAAACAACATCTCTGATTAAAAGACCCACAAATACCTTACCAATGAGTGTTTTTGATAGCATTGCTGTGTAGCGTAAAGGGTTATAAATGGCAATGTATCGGTCATAAGCCATCATCAACAGAATTGAGGATTCTAATGttacaaaaacataaatgaaGAACATCTGAATAAAACAGCCTTCAAATGAAATGTCCTTGTTGTCGAGCCAAAGCACTTCCAGCACTTTTGGTAAAGTAGTTGTGCATAAACCGATGTCCACCATTGCCAGCATGCAAAGGAAAAGGTACATGGGAGAGTGCAGACTCTTCTCTAGTCTGATCACTAGTATTAGGATGCTGTTTGCTGTGAGAGCTGTGATGAAgaggacagtgaaagggacagacAGCCAGTGCTGCAGGTGCTCGATCCCAGGAAATCCCATCAAAATGAACACTGCTGGACGGAGGCTGGAGGTGTTGACAGCTGGCATGACTCTCTGTTGCTTCCTATACACACAGCTAGATAGAAAGCAAGAGTTCTTTTACACACAAATAAGCATTTGaagcttaaaacaaattatttctcTTAATAATAAAAGTCACTGTTTATTGTAAgttttatttgcattatttttaagCATCACAACACATTTTACCATGTAATGGTTTCTCGAGAAATTAAAGAGATCTCACCAAAATGAGACGTGCCCTGTATTTCACTGGATCTTCACAAGTGGGTCTGGGTTGCTCTGCCACGGAGAGTGAACACTGTAGGTTATTTATGACATCTCAGAAAATACTCTGAGGATTAATTTGTTCTTTCATTGCTTTGGCTGCATCTTATTTGTTTTGGTTCAAGACATTTCACAGGAGGCCGACTCTAGTGTTTTGAAAAATACTCACCATGAATGTTAATAACCTCAGATATATCATGCATGAAGATGAATCAGTAGTATCTACATAACGTAAACAAGTACAAGAAGCAACACAGAGCTGCTCTTAATAATTTTCAGATTAAAGCTCAATTAGTGCTTGTTTTCAAAGCTGGGGCATGTattgtgcacatactgtatactgtaaccaGTGTCATCGATCTGCCACATGCAGATATTTTGTAATGCAGCAGTGTACACTGAAGAGGAGAAGGTGTTTTTTAGCAATAGAGTGTCTTAAATTTTGCCTGTCTtgtatatatgttttatatttgaaagaTGCATATTTTTATAAGCATAACACTGTATGCTTATAGTGTAGCAGTGTAATGCATTCGATCTGGTTACAGAAtagacatttcatttttcacatagTGAGTAATGTGtgaagcaaaaataattaacatgACATTAAAATGATGTCTGAAGATTTCCATTCATTTGATCTCATATAGATCAGACAAGGAAGGACCTTAAGCACAAGTCAAACACACAGTAAGGTATGGTGTTCATTATCCGTTCCTCACCAGTAAGGAAGTGAAGTTCTTTGTGTTTCATTAgacactgatttttaaaaaagaattcaCAGGGCACAAGTTATTGTAGATTTTGTTTCAGTTATGCACATTTTTCTGGAGGTCTTTTTAATGTGGTATTCTACCACTGCATGGCAAGGTGGGAGAACCAATAAACAGTACCACTACATTAATCTTcctattaatgtatttttatagacATCGCTCTTTATTATCAATGGGACATGCTCTGTGTGGTCCACATCTGCTTGTATGGAAAGCCAAGGCatgttgatttttattttcttcctctCTCTGATTACTGCAGAGTGATcatgttgcattttaaaataaaatgctccATTGATGTATTAAGTGAAGTTATAGCATGTGAATATGTGAAATGTTTGTCCCTTACTTTCTTACTGTAAACTCTTTTTGTAGAAGCtgtccattttctaaagcaCCATATTTCAACATTTAGCAATTCAGCAAAAGCTTTTTCTGCATTTCAGGGTGTGTTACTGTACGTATGTCACTGATTTTCAGTCACTAAATAAAGCTTATTTAAAGTGCATGCATGAGGAAACCTCTTGAACTTTCACAAGGAAATTATTTTGACtctctgttttaaatataaaaaactcTATGTggaatttcaaaatatttttgataattAGTAGCACAGTAATGATGACAGAAAGAACTTCTGTAATACATTCCAATGTTTTATGGCACAACCTTTTTCTAAATCACTCTCTGTGAATAGTAATTTCAATTACTAAGAAAATGAGCATGGTAACAGAAAACGTGCCTTAAAAGTGAtgaaaaaactgtttctgaatgAATGTGACAAACTACATGACAGACGTTCTGTTGTTTGTTTCTCAGCTAACATTCACCATAAAATTGATCATGCATTAAACCTTTTCAGAACTTTTTTCAGAAGAATCTGTAGTAGAactgtcctgtactgtacatacggtGTACAGTGTTTAAAACACAGACAGACATCACTACTGAGaacatctgttttctttcaaaaatgcAACTCCTTTGTCTTCAGGAAGACAGATTACTGGCCCTGTCCCCTTCAAGTTTAATAGCTAATAAGAATATGGATGCCCTTAAAGTTATAGATGTAGATAAACACAGAAACTTTGTTTTGAGTAAAGGAAAAATTCATAATGCACCAATGACAGTATGAACTAACATACgtttataacaataattatttactgtatgtttcctcACATGGAGAAGCCTTGTCACAAACAATCCCAATTTACATTCCTTTGTCTTTAATTCTGAAATTTACAATAGGCCAGAAGATTGCATTTCTTTAAACATTAATCAGTAGACGACAAAAATAATTGAGACAAATGAGAGCACAAAAAATCcaacatattttttgtttaatgatcCCAGTTGTGCATCCCCGGATGAAGCTATGGGCATCATCTCACACAACACCCGTCCTCAGCACTGTGAACCACAGTAATTCAACATGATCAAAGGATATACTGAGGCAGCTGTGAAATGATGTAGCCTGGGAAGCTCCTCATATGAAGTGCaaggtttcttttttcagacatATGGCTGCATCTTATACATCTCATAAACCTGGTGAAAAGACCCTTTTCAACAACACCTAATGATGAGCAAAATTAGCAGTTTCTCCCACAGTACCCACAGACTGACACAAAAATCACTTGGCCCTTCATAGCTGACATATGTTTTTTAAAGCGGGTTTCAAATTCATGTTATTAAATACATCACTTTGGTTTAGACACTATTTACATTTATGAATATTGCATTTGTGTTTATAAAGAATAGCTGAaggtaaaaacattattttgctcACTAACTGAAgttgatgtttgtttttcttaatccaTTACTTTTTTTAGATTATCTGCCTCCAATATTCTAGTCAAAATGGTCTGGAATTACCTGATATGTCTATAGCAGTGGCTTCTATCTTGactattaaaataatcaatggTGGTCAATGACAGGGTGAAGTTTTCTCTTTAGGAAGTGTTTCAGAAATGCTTGACgaatttcctttgttctaacAGAATAAACAATGGGGTTTAACACTGGAGGAATGAGAAGATGCAAGACTGAGAACATATTGTGAACATGAGGAGGAAAACCGTTTCCAAGCCTGTACAATACATAATTAAGTAGACACATTATATAGAAGCAGAAGATAACAAACAAGTGAGACCCACAGGTGTTCAGAGCTTTTAAGCAAGCTCCTTTTGATCCTAGTTTTAACACCGCTCTGAGTATCATTATGTAagaagaagcaataaaaattaCATCCAGACCTAGTATGGAAAATGCTGCTGCCAGTCCGTAGTGACTGTTCATGGTTATATTAGCACAGGCCAGTTTTGCTACAGCCATGTGGTCACAGTAGCAATGGGGGATAATATTAGAAGAACAATAAGGCAATCTGGATGCTAATATTGGTACGAGCCCAGTTAAAACGACATCTCTGATTAAAAGACCCACAAATACCTTACCAATGAGTGTTTTTGATAGCATTGCTGTGTAGCGTAAAGGGTTATAAATGGCAATGTATCGGTCATAAGCCATCATCAACAGAATTGAGGATTCTAATGttacaaaaacataaatgaaGAACATCTGAATAAAACAGCCTTCAAATGAAATGTCCTTGTTGTCGAGCCAAAGCACTTCCAGCACTTTTGGTAAAGTAGTTGTGCATAAACCGATGTCCACCATTGCCAGCATGCAAAGGAAAAGGTACATGGGAGAGTGCAGACTCTTCTCTAGTCTGATCACTAGTATTAGGATGCTGTTAGCTACAAGAGCAGTGATGTAgaggacagtgaaagggacagacAGCCAGTGCTGCAGGTGCTCGATCCCAGGAAATCCCATCAAAATGAACACTGCTGGACGGAGGCTGGAGGTGTTGACAGCTGGCATGACTCTCTGTTGCTTCCTGCACACACAGCTAGATAGAAAGCAAGAGTTCTTTTACACACAAATAAACACTCAAGCAAATTCATTTTCTCTTCATTAGAAAATCACCCTCATTGTCAGTATCTCAGAATtttaagtaggtagctgtgttagGTTCTTCGGGTaagaagaaggctctacagctgattctttttttttcttctcttttcaacatggaatacattttacaatttagTTTGTTTCCCTTTCCTGAAAGgaataacacatttttttttgtattttaggaTTAATTCTCTTTTACAATTTTCATTTAACCTTCATTTGGGcacatgtaaaatataaaacttCTATGTCAGTGTGGCTATCATtatgaaaagcaaaaagatAGATGTAGAGAAGAGAGAACTCACCAGAGTTACAGGTTCTTCAAGGAACATCCGTTAATGCAGCAATATAAAAGACTTCTAAATTCCTTCTGGAGTATTGAAAAGTACTCAGAGAATTACAGCCTGTTTGTTTTGCTGCATAGAATACCCTTTTGGGTCATGACTTCTCAAGAGACATGACTTCAagtgtttagattttttttttgtttctgcatgaatagcttATAGTAATACTGTGATTGAGTCACATACGGGTtacatgaaatacattttaagcacATTTCAAGTTATTCATTTGTGATTCAAAGACTCAGTATTAAAGTATTTATATCCCATGTAAAGTATGAAATCTGGATCTTTAATTTTTTAGCCAATATTTAAGGAAAAATGACCATGTGTCACATATAAATTATCTAATTAGTcagcattgtgttttttttatagtagaACATAGGTTGCTAGTCTAGACCATCACTTTAATTATTCCTCTACATCCTACCCTAATGATATCTAATAAACTCACTTGAAATCATTAAATAAGAAGCCAGCCTAAAGTAATTTAGGAACATGTGGAATCTGTTGGATTTTTTTAGGGCTATGgaaattttttttctaatatggAAACTGTCTATTTGTACAAGTTTAGCATTTTTTTGGAATCACTCAGTTTTTTTGGCATCACTATGACCTGTGAATGACTATAGCTggcaagaaaaaatgaaaagggaagCATCTAAAACTCACAGTAATGTTTATAACtaaaatatacataaatattaaCTGACATGTTCCTTTACAAAATAGTCAAAAAGTACCATGGTTAGCCTAAAGATTTAATGTAGGTGTTTCACGTGGCCCTAATTCTCTTTTGCGTTGActaagaaaatagagaaaaacacaccttttgctacagtacatttgtacaaTTTAAATCTTCCCCTTTCAGGCCCAATTTGCAGAAAATAATTCTTATCCATTAATTTTTAGCTgcactatgtacagtacagcagatgAGGTctgtggatatactgtatggcatgtttctaaatatttttatttatttttgttaaagtgCAGTTGgtaaccacagtacagtatgtgttcctcTGTATTCTAAACCAATTGAAGGCCAATGTACACAAAAATAAGCAATTAAattgtttgttgtttccttgattatatacagtatacataatgtAGTTTACTCCTACAGTAATCTGCAATTACAGCCACAATAATGAGATTTGCCTAATGCCTTAAAGAAGTATTGGTAGAAAGTTATGAAGTAAGAAccaaacaaataatttattttgtcttctgtgtagtAGAGGCCTTGccaacaaaatatttatttgtgatGTAATCTTATTTTTACTATATTTGTACAACAATATAGCAAAAAAAATAGATCTTTCTCCTGTTTTCCTCACCTCTAATCATGCCCACTCCATTctaagaaacattaaaattctGCTTTCAATTAAATAGACCAACAACAATCAATATTTAGCTGAGAGTTCAATTGGAACTTGTGGGAATTGTGTTTGAGTACTATATAGGAATTTGGAAAATTATAAGACTAGACACTATACTGCTAGTTTGTTCTTTTAAGAAGTTGTGACTTCTTAAGACAGAAGCACAAGCACAGTGATTCACAAAGTTCATAAACTTACCTtgtgtttcacttttttaatttttcaatagtcctttaatatttatttattcgaAATGAAAGGAATCAGTGCTGATTAGTACTGATAGTATAAAGAACTTAGGATTTGCTGGTAAAACTTTATATAAGGGGCTATGCattttgtttatatatttttataagctGTAAGATAGTGAGAGACTATAAATAAATTGTTAATAAAAGGATAAAAACTAGTCTCCCAATAAAAAATAACCCCTAAATGCTTTATTAATTaatgtttataaatcataaaatgttgtttatatatttaaaaatggttGTATGGACCTCTTTaactaaaatgttttgtattaacCTGATCAAAAGTTTTGCATCGTGACTACACAATGTATATCAGctttaataaaacaatgtaaaggagtaatgcaatacattatttaaactataattatttattaagaCTTGACAGAATAGTCAAACATCACAAATACATCccagaacaaaaagaaacaaagtgaTATTTTGAACATGGTACAGAGAAATTGCATTACAAAAATATGATGCGTTTGGAATCAAGAAGCATATAAAACCACATTTTCGTCTCATAAATACTAAAACCTTCAACGTGTTTGATAGTTCCAAACACTAGCTCTAACACTAAGCTCTATTATAAATAAGAAAGCGTCA from the Lepisosteus oculatus isolate fLepOcu1 chromosome 5, fLepOcu1.hap2, whole genome shotgun sequence genome contains:
- the LOC138239108 gene encoding olfactory receptor 52E4-like; its protein translation is MPAVNTSSLRPAVFILMGFPGIEHLQHWLSVPFTVLYITALVANSILILVIRLEKSLHSPMYLFLCMLAMVDIGLCTTTLPKVLEVLWLDNKDISFEGCFIQMFFIYVFVTLESSILLMMAYDRYIAIYNPLRYTAMLSKTLIGKVFVGLLIRDVVLTGLVPILASRLPYCSSNIIPHCYCDHMAVAKLACANITMNSHYGLAAAFSILGLDVIFIASSYIMILRAVLKLGSKGACLKALNTCGSHLFVIFCFYIMCLLNYVLYRLGNGFPPHVHNMFSVLHLLIPPVLNPIVYSVRTKEIRQAFLKHFLKRKLHPVIDHH
- the LOC138239263 gene encoding olfactory receptor 52E4-like — translated: MPAVNTSSLRPAVFILMGFPGIENLQHWLSVPFTVLYITALTANSILILVIRLEKSLHSPMYLFLCMLAMVDIGLCTTTLPKVLEVLWLDNKDISFEGCFIQMFFIYVFAALESTVLVMMAYDRYIAIYSPLRYTAILSRTLIAKILVAFLIRDIILPGLIPTLASRLPYCSSNIIPHCYCDHMAVAKLACANITMNSYYGLFVAFSILGLDVIFIASSYIMILRAVLKLGSKGACLKALNTCGSHLFVIFCFYIMSLLNYLLYRFGNGFPPHVHNIFSVLYLLIPPVLNPIVYSVRTKEIRQAFLKHFLKRKLHPVMDHH
- the LOC138239264 gene encoding olfactory receptor 52D1-like; this translates as MPAVNTSSLRPAVFILMGFPGIEHLQHWLSVPFTVLFITALTANSILILVIRLEKSLHSPMYLFLCMLAMVDIGLCTTTLPKVLEVLWLDNKDISFEGCFIQMFFIYVFVTLESSILLMMAYDRYIAIYNPLRYTAMLSKTLIGKVFVGLLIRDVVLTGLIPILASRLPYCSSNIIPHCYCDHMAVAKLACANITMNSYYGLFVAFSILGLDVIFIACSYTMILRAVLKLGSKGACLKALNTCGSHLFVIFCFYIMSLLNYLLYRFGNGFPPHVHNIFSVLYLLIPPVLNPIVYSVRTKEIRQAFLNNLLKRKLHPVM